One stretch of Dissulfurimicrobium hydrothermale DNA includes these proteins:
- the clpS gene encoding ATP-dependent Clp protease adapter ClpS: MSKRLAKEGPLQALELELDQNIQEPPMFKVLLYNDDYTTMEFVVKVLMEIFNKSQQEATNIMLRIHNEGSGVCGLYPKELAETKVEMVHALAAANGFPLLASCEEA; this comes from the coding sequence ATGAGTAAACGGCTGGCCAAGGAAGGGCCGCTCCAAGCACTGGAACTGGAGCTGGATCAAAATATACAAGAACCCCCCATGTTCAAGGTCCTACTCTATAATGACGACTACACAACCATGGAATTTGTGGTGAAGGTGCTGATGGAGATATTTAATAAATCTCAACAGGAGGCGACCAACATCATGCTGCGTATTCATAATGAAGGCAGCGGTGTATGCGGCCTCTACCCAAAGGAACTGGCTGAGACGAAGGTGGAAATGGTGCATGCCTTGGCGGCTGCAAACGGATTTCCACTCCTCGCCAGTTGCGAAGAGGCCTGA
- a CDS encoding TlyA family RNA methyltransferase: protein MAKKKIRLDLLLVKRGLAPAVDKAQALIGAGKVKVNGLLSDKAGTAVLIDSDIEITTPSHPYVSRGGIKLIHALSYFSINVSGLICMDVGASTGGFTDCLLKNGALKVYAVDVGYGQMDWVLRNDPRVVLMERTNIRHLPGDAIRDPIEIAAVDVSFISLKAVTPALLRFMKPGGKIVALIKPQFEVARERVERGGIVKDPASRQEAVDDLIHFFKYDLGLDVIGVTPSPILGIRGNTEFLIYMQVNNRYE from the coding sequence ATGGCAAAGAAAAAGATACGCCTTGACCTTCTGCTGGTCAAAAGAGGCCTTGCCCCTGCTGTGGACAAGGCGCAGGCATTGATAGGCGCCGGCAAGGTAAAGGTAAACGGCCTTCTGTCAGATAAGGCAGGCACAGCAGTCCTGATCGATTCAGACATAGAGATAACAACTCCTTCTCATCCCTATGTAAGCCGCGGTGGGATAAAACTCATCCATGCCCTTAGCTACTTTTCAATCAACGTTTCAGGGCTTATATGTATGGATGTAGGGGCCTCGACTGGAGGATTCACCGATTGCCTCCTAAAAAACGGGGCGCTGAAGGTCTATGCAGTAGACGTTGGATATGGCCAAATGGATTGGGTCTTAAGAAACGATCCAAGGGTTGTCTTGATGGAACGCACGAATATACGTCATCTCCCAGGCGACGCCATCCGCGATCCTATAGAGATAGCGGCGGTGGATGTCTCCTTTATATCGCTTAAGGCGGTGACGCCGGCACTCCTCCGCTTCATGAAACCTGGAGGGAAGATAGTTGCCCTTATAAAACCTCAATTCGAGGTGGCAAGGGAAAGGGTTGAGAGGGGGGGAATAGTCAAAGATCCAGCCTCTAGGCAAGAGGCGGTGGATGACTTGATCCATTTCTTCAAATACGACCTGGGTCTAGACGTAATCGGCGTCACGCCCTCACCAATCCTTGGAATAAGAGGCAATACCGAATTTCTAATATACATGCAGGTAAATAATCGCTATGAGTAA
- a CDS encoding Mrp/NBP35 family ATP-binding protein, producing MSVTKEAVLEALKGVDDPELHKSLVDLGMIHEIEIAGDAVKVTVALTMAGCPLKNKIRADVEDAVRAIKGVSHVEVVLGTMTSEERARLMGEAPSEMDGMKGIKYIIAIGSGKGGVGKTTVTVNLAIALKNFGARVGILDADMHGPDIPIMLGIDEHPVGMGGMLLPLEKYGVKMMSAGSLAGAGAPIIWRGPLVNKAIKEFLGHVMWGDLDYLLIDLPPGTGDAAITVANTIPLNGVIMVTTPQKVALEDVRRAIGLFRSKEIRVLGIVENMSFFRLPGEAGEMVDIFGSGGGERLAKAFKVPLLGKIPIDPAIRKGGDEGRPVTLDAGGEVALAFAGIAEQVISEFRCGR from the coding sequence ATGTCGGTTACAAAAGAAGCGGTTTTGGAGGCCTTGAAGGGGGTTGATGACCCTGAACTCCATAAAAGTCTGGTGGATCTGGGGATGATACATGAGATAGAGATAGCTGGCGATGCCGTTAAGGTGACCGTTGCCCTGACCATGGCAGGCTGCCCCCTTAAGAATAAGATCAGAGCGGATGTCGAAGATGCGGTGCGAGCCATAAAGGGTGTAAGTCATGTTGAGGTGGTCTTGGGGACGATGACGTCTGAGGAGCGGGCAAGGCTTATGGGGGAGGCGCCATCTGAGATGGATGGAATGAAGGGCATAAAATACATTATAGCCATAGGGAGCGGCAAGGGTGGGGTTGGAAAGACCACTGTAACGGTCAATCTAGCTATAGCACTTAAGAATTTTGGGGCCAGGGTGGGCATCCTCGATGCAGACATGCACGGCCCTGACATCCCGATTATGCTAGGCATTGATGAGCATCCAGTTGGTATGGGTGGGATGCTCCTGCCTCTCGAGAAATACGGCGTCAAGATGATGTCTGCTGGCTCCCTTGCAGGGGCCGGGGCACCTATCATCTGGCGCGGGCCGCTTGTGAATAAGGCTATAAAGGAGTTTCTTGGTCATGTCATGTGGGGCGATCTTGACTATCTTCTTATAGATTTGCCGCCAGGTACAGGGGACGCCGCGATTACGGTAGCGAATACAATTCCTTTAAACGGCGTTATTATGGTGACGACCCCTCAAAAAGTGGCGCTTGAAGACGTTCGCAGGGCGATAGGTCTTTTCAGGAGTAAGGAGATCAGGGTACTTGGTATAGTGGAGAATATGTCATTTTTCCGCCTGCCAGGCGAGGCAGGGGAGATGGTCGACATTTTTGGAAGCGGTGGCGGGGAGAGACTTGCCAAGGCCTTTAAGGTACCTCTCCTTGGCAAGATACCTATCGACCCGGCCATACGAAAGGGCGGAGACGAAGGGCGGCCCGTGACACTGGATGCAGGAGGCGAGGTTGCCCTTGCATTTGCCGGCATTGCAGAACAGGTGATCTCTGAGTTCAGATGCGGGCGTTAA
- a CDS encoding class I SAM-dependent methyltransferase: MADNGLNIFNEIAREYDLWYEDNAIFLNELNALKLATSTVGLGPGVSIEIGVGSGRFAHALSIGFGIDPAIEPLKISRSRNIFVVQARAEAVPFKSRTFDSVFFITSLCFVDDHIMALREAARVVKKGGLVIVGLIPGESPWGVFYQKKKEEGHKVYRHARFFNSEGLILLAMKEGLLLKSAVSTLFQPPNAREYISEAPKNGAAKGAGFHVLVFINDNA, encoded by the coding sequence GTGGCAGATAACGGGCTGAACATATTTAATGAAATAGCCAGGGAATATGACCTGTGGTATGAAGATAACGCCATTTTTTTAAATGAATTAAACGCATTAAAATTGGCCACTTCAACCGTTGGTCTTGGTCCTGGCGTTTCCATAGAGATAGGTGTCGGCTCAGGGAGGTTCGCTCACGCCCTCTCGATCGGATTCGGCATAGACCCTGCCATTGAACCCCTCAAGATTTCAAGGTCACGCAATATCTTTGTTGTTCAGGCGCGCGCCGAGGCCGTTCCGTTTAAATCGCGCACGTTCGACAGCGTCTTCTTTATCACGTCTCTGTGTTTTGTGGATGATCATATTATGGCACTCCGCGAGGCTGCAAGGGTCGTTAAAAAGGGTGGACTGGTTATAGTGGGCCTTATACCTGGCGAATCTCCATGGGGCGTATTTTATCAGAAAAAAAAGGAAGAAGGGCACAAGGTCTATAGACATGCACGGTTTTTCAATTCAGAAGGGTTGATATTGTTGGCGATGAAAGAAGGGCTTTTGTTGAAAAGTGCAGTGTCGACACTATTTCAGCCTCCGAATGCAAGAGAATATATCTCGGAGGCCCCGAAAAACGGTGCAGCTAAAGGGGCCGGATTTCATGTGCTGGTTTTTATTAATGATAATGCTTGA